From Cellulosimicrobium cellulans, the proteins below share one genomic window:
- a CDS encoding PAS and ANTAR domain-containing protein: protein MASISATTTPSPEQTAPVRPAALAEVLAVGTHLLVGQYRVELGSGSWWWSDEVYTMHGWTPGDVEPSLDALRSRKHPDDRARVVRAATEAIRSGRPFSCAHRIVDGHGKARSVVVTGQGRRDARGRVVEIAGYVVDVSPTHKEALERESQRAVTRAFVSQAAVEQVKGVLMAVHGVGDVAAGQLLAEAAGEAGVPVQETATQVMRALSKAGGVGPTAEATVAGALAAVRPVARPRAHDAQLARRREPARS from the coding sequence ATGGCCTCGATCTCCGCGACCACCACCCCCAGCCCGGAGCAGACCGCGCCCGTACGACCCGCAGCCCTCGCCGAGGTGCTCGCCGTCGGCACGCACCTCCTCGTGGGTCAGTACCGCGTCGAGCTGGGCTCCGGGTCCTGGTGGTGGTCGGACGAGGTGTACACCATGCACGGCTGGACGCCGGGCGACGTCGAGCCGAGCCTGGACGCCCTGCGCTCGCGCAAGCACCCCGACGACCGCGCCCGCGTCGTCCGCGCCGCGACGGAGGCGATCCGCTCCGGCCGACCGTTCTCCTGCGCCCACCGCATCGTCGACGGGCACGGCAAGGCCCGGTCCGTCGTCGTGACGGGGCAGGGGCGCCGGGACGCCCGGGGCCGCGTCGTCGAGATCGCCGGGTACGTCGTCGACGTCAGCCCGACCCACAAGGAAGCGCTCGAGCGTGAGTCGCAGCGCGCCGTGACGCGCGCGTTCGTCAGCCAGGCCGCGGTCGAGCAGGTCAAGGGCGTGCTCATGGCCGTGCACGGCGTCGGCGACGTCGCGGCCGGCCAGCTCCTCGCCGAGGCCGCGGGCGAGGCCGGCGTCCCGGTCCAGGAGACCGCTACGCAGGTCATGCGCGCGCTGAGCAAGGCCGGCGGGGTGGGCCCGACGGCCGAGGCGACGGTCGCGGGGGCGCTCGCCGCCGTGCGCCCGGTTGCCCGGCCCCGCGCGCACGACGCCCAGCTCGCCCGACGTCGCGAGCCCGCACGCTCGTGA
- a CDS encoding SDR family oxidoreductase → MTDETAFPAQQQDPPGLTRPMDPAPDHGEESYRGSGRLEGLRALVTGGDSGIGRAVAIAYAREGADVAIGYLPEEQEDAEETARWVREAGRTCALLPGDLTDEATARGLPWRAVEELGGLDVLVNNAGFQMARRESIEDVTTEEIDRVLKTNLYALLWITQSALEHLGEGSAIVNNSSIQAYQPSTSLLDYASTKAAINNLTVNLAAELGPRGIRVNAVAPGPIWTPLQPATQPEEKIEKFGQDTPLGRAGQPAEVAPAFVFLASPTDASYVSGTVLGVTGGKPVF, encoded by the coding sequence ATGACGGACGAGACCGCCTTCCCGGCCCAGCAGCAGGATCCGCCCGGCCTCACGAGGCCGATGGACCCGGCGCCCGACCACGGCGAGGAGTCCTACCGGGGGAGCGGGCGGCTCGAGGGCCTGCGCGCGCTCGTGACCGGCGGCGACTCGGGCATCGGCCGCGCCGTCGCGATCGCCTACGCGCGCGAGGGCGCGGACGTCGCCATCGGTTACCTGCCCGAGGAGCAGGAGGACGCCGAGGAGACCGCGCGCTGGGTTCGCGAGGCAGGCCGCACGTGCGCGCTCCTGCCCGGCGACCTGACCGACGAGGCGACCGCCCGCGGCCTGCCCTGGCGCGCCGTCGAGGAGCTCGGCGGGCTCGACGTCCTCGTCAACAACGCCGGGTTCCAGATGGCGCGGCGCGAGTCGATCGAGGACGTCACGACCGAGGAGATCGACCGCGTCCTCAAGACGAACCTCTACGCGCTGCTCTGGATCACCCAGTCGGCGCTCGAGCACCTGGGGGAGGGGTCGGCGATCGTCAACAACTCGTCCATCCAGGCCTACCAGCCCTCGACGTCGCTGCTCGACTACGCGTCGACCAAGGCCGCGATCAACAACCTCACGGTGAACCTCGCCGCCGAGCTCGGGCCGCGGGGCATCCGGGTCAACGCGGTCGCGCCGGGTCCCATCTGGACCCCGCTCCAGCCGGCCACCCAGCCGGAGGAGAAGATCGAGAAGTTCGGTCAGGACACGCCGCTGGGGCGGGCCGGGCAGCCCGCGGAGGTCGCGCCGGCGTTCGTCTTCCTCGCCTCGCCGACGGACGCGAGCTACGTCTCCGGCACCGTCCTCGGGGTGACGGGAGGCAAGCCCGTGTTCTAG
- the mobA gene encoding molybdenum cofactor guanylyltransferase produces MTETRPAFVFDAVVLAGGRAERLGTPKPGVVVGGRPLLEHALAATAGAGRTVVVGPDELADPGRYSLTREDPPFGGPVAGIAAGLGALPGPDDGGAPWVLVLACDVPRAAEAVPALLAAARHRTHEVAVHGVRDGRDQWLVGLYERAALQGALGALPAVHGASVRRLVAGLPALAVPDEDGATDDVDTWEDAREQDRRLGAGAAPEPDDTPDDSRRPR; encoded by the coding sequence GTGACGGAGACCCGCCCGGCGTTCGTCTTCGACGCCGTCGTGCTGGCCGGGGGCCGTGCCGAGCGCCTCGGGACGCCCAAGCCGGGCGTCGTCGTCGGGGGCCGACCGCTGCTGGAGCACGCGCTCGCGGCGACCGCCGGCGCGGGGCGGACGGTCGTCGTCGGGCCGGACGAGCTCGCCGACCCCGGCCGCTACTCCCTGACGCGCGAGGACCCGCCGTTCGGCGGTCCCGTCGCCGGCATCGCAGCCGGGCTGGGCGCTCTGCCCGGGCCCGACGACGGCGGCGCGCCCTGGGTGCTCGTCCTCGCGTGCGACGTCCCCCGGGCCGCGGAGGCGGTGCCCGCGCTGCTCGCCGCCGCGCGCCACCGGACCCACGAGGTGGCCGTGCACGGCGTGCGCGACGGGCGCGACCAGTGGCTCGTGGGGCTCTACGAGCGCGCGGCGCTCCAGGGCGCGCTCGGCGCTCTGCCCGCGGTGCACGGCGCGTCGGTGCGCCGCCTGGTCGCCGGGCTGCCCGCGCTCGCCGTCCCCGACGAGGACGGCGCCACCGACGACGTCGACACGTGGGAGGATGCCCGCGAGCAGGACCGCCGCCTGGGCGCGGGTGCGGCACCGGAGCCCGACGACACCCCGGACGACAGCAGGAGGCCACGATGA
- a CDS encoding DUF6328 family protein, with the protein MTPQVSDGRDESADERSDRNWAELLQELRVMQMGVQILTGFLLTLPFQQRFGDLDTFQTGVYLTLVALAVLSTGLFVTPVSLHRALFRKHRKTALVTLSDRIARVGVLVLAFVVTGTVLLVVDVVVNRAAALWSSGCALVLLVGLWFVLPRLVARRSGTTV; encoded by the coding sequence ATGACCCCGCAGGTCAGCGACGGGCGTGACGAGTCGGCCGACGAACGGTCGGACCGGAACTGGGCCGAGCTGCTCCAGGAGCTGCGCGTCATGCAGATGGGCGTGCAGATCCTCACGGGGTTCCTGCTCACGCTGCCGTTCCAGCAGCGCTTCGGCGACCTCGACACGTTCCAGACCGGCGTCTACCTCACCCTGGTGGCGCTCGCCGTCCTGTCCACCGGCCTCTTCGTCACGCCCGTGAGCCTGCACCGCGCGCTGTTCCGCAAGCACCGCAAGACGGCGCTCGTCACCCTGAGCGACCGCATCGCCCGGGTCGGCGTGCTCGTCCTCGCGTTCGTCGTCACCGGGACGGTCCTGCTCGTCGTCGACGTCGTCGTGAACCGCGCGGCGGCCCTGTGGTCGAGCGGCTGCGCGCTCGTCCTGCTCGTCGGCCTCTGGTTCGTCCTCCCGCGCCTCGTCGCCCGCCGGTCCGGGACCACCGTGTGA
- a CDS encoding molybdopterin molybdotransferase MoeA encodes MTREPRRTIAQHADDALALVRPTPSTDVPLEDAVGAVLAADVVSTLDAPAFDASAMDGYAVRSADVAGATTGSPVALRVVGDVAAGAPGLDALLGAGEAVRIMTGAPVPRGADVVVPVERTSTGRFTPGAPGSGPATVEVHDASRSNVRARGEDVRRGDVVVGAGAVLTARHVSVAASAGHATVRVHRAPRVAVLSTGSELVAPGTAPGPGRIPDSNSVLLAASARAAGARVVRRGAVGDTAAALVAALDDLLGAFDGAPPDLLVSTGGVSAGAFDVVREVLDPGTRRGTPWAGAVDDARLVAVGMQPGKPQGLARWRGVPWLALPGNPVSAFVSFELFVRPVLDRLRGVPGSGRALVARVAAEGWSSPAGREQLVLVRHTEPDSAHVVPAGRHRDRGADPAEARGSGSHRVSALAHADALAVVGADITSVEPGDAVRVLLLD; translated from the coding sequence ATGACCCGCGAGCCGCGCCGGACGATCGCCCAGCACGCCGACGACGCGCTCGCGCTCGTCCGCCCGACGCCGTCGACGGACGTCCCGCTCGAGGACGCGGTCGGGGCGGTCCTCGCCGCCGACGTCGTCTCGACGCTCGACGCGCCCGCGTTCGACGCGTCCGCGATGGACGGGTACGCGGTGCGGTCGGCCGACGTGGCCGGGGCCACGACCGGCTCGCCCGTCGCGCTGCGCGTGGTCGGCGACGTCGCGGCCGGGGCGCCGGGGCTCGACGCCCTCCTCGGGGCCGGCGAGGCGGTCCGGATCATGACCGGGGCACCGGTGCCCCGCGGCGCCGACGTCGTGGTCCCGGTCGAGCGCACGTCGACCGGGCGGTTCACGCCCGGGGCACCGGGAAGCGGCCCCGCGACCGTCGAGGTCCACGACGCGTCGCGCAGCAACGTGCGGGCGCGGGGAGAGGACGTGCGCCGCGGCGACGTGGTCGTCGGGGCGGGGGCCGTGCTGACGGCGCGGCACGTCTCGGTCGCGGCGTCCGCGGGGCACGCGACCGTGCGGGTGCACCGCGCGCCGCGCGTCGCCGTGCTCTCCACGGGGAGCGAGCTCGTCGCGCCGGGGACCGCGCCGGGCCCGGGTCGGATCCCCGACTCCAACTCGGTCCTGCTCGCCGCGTCGGCGCGCGCGGCCGGGGCGCGCGTCGTGCGGCGGGGCGCGGTCGGCGACACGGCCGCCGCGCTCGTCGCGGCCCTCGACGACCTGCTGGGCGCGTTCGACGGCGCCCCGCCCGACCTCCTCGTCAGCACGGGCGGCGTGAGCGCGGGCGCGTTCGACGTCGTGCGCGAGGTCCTGGACCCCGGGACCCGGCGCGGGACGCCCTGGGCGGGCGCGGTCGACGACGCGCGGCTCGTCGCCGTCGGGATGCAGCCCGGCAAGCCGCAGGGCCTCGCGCGGTGGCGCGGCGTCCCGTGGCTGGCGCTGCCCGGCAACCCGGTGAGCGCGTTCGTGTCGTTCGAGCTGTTCGTGCGTCCGGTGCTGGACCGCCTGCGCGGCGTCCCCGGGTCGGGGCGCGCCCTCGTCGCGCGCGTCGCCGCCGAGGGCTGGTCCTCGCCGGCGGGGCGCGAGCAGCTCGTGCTCGTGCGCCACACCGAGCCCGACAGCGCGCACGTCGTCCCGGCAGGCCGGCACCGCGACCGCGGGGCGGACCCCGCGGAGGCGCGGGGGTCCGGCTCGCACCGCGTGAGCGCGCTCGCGCACGCCGACGCGCTCGCCGTCGTCGGCGCCGACATCACGTCGGTCGAGCCCGGCGACGCCGTCCGGGTCCTGCTCCTGGACTGA
- a CDS encoding GAF and ANTAR domain-containing protein — MTSIEQSVEQGTVGMPAGPGATVPTPQAETVAGVPEIVGGADEQSVAGLVADAARALADEPTLQQTLDRVVELAVSMVDGCESAGISLVTRGRIESPAVSDPLVARGDALQYELREGPCLDAVHDHALVESGDIETDARWPLWAPTVARELGVRSMLCVQLYTSENAHGALNMYSTSPDAFGADDHHLASTFAAVAAAAISAARTEEQLQSAVQTRTLIGQAQGIIMERYSLTAGRAFAVMSRVSQDANIRLVDIARQIVETRRIPGVGTD, encoded by the coding sequence ATGACGAGCATCGAGCAGAGCGTCGAGCAGGGCACGGTCGGAATGCCCGCGGGCCCCGGTGCCACCGTTCCCACCCCGCAGGCGGAGACGGTCGCCGGCGTCCCGGAGATCGTGGGCGGCGCCGACGAGCAGAGCGTCGCCGGGCTCGTGGCCGACGCCGCGCGGGCCCTGGCCGACGAGCCGACCCTCCAGCAGACGCTCGACCGCGTCGTCGAGCTCGCCGTCTCGATGGTGGACGGGTGCGAGTCCGCGGGCATCTCGCTCGTCACGCGGGGGCGCATCGAGAGCCCCGCCGTGTCGGACCCTCTCGTCGCGCGCGGCGACGCGCTCCAGTACGAGCTCCGCGAGGGACCCTGCCTGGACGCGGTGCACGACCACGCGCTCGTCGAGTCGGGCGACATCGAGACCGACGCGCGGTGGCCGCTGTGGGCGCCGACCGTCGCGCGCGAGCTCGGGGTCCGGTCGATGCTGTGCGTGCAGCTCTACACGTCGGAGAACGCGCACGGCGCGCTCAACATGTACTCGACGTCGCCCGACGCGTTCGGAGCCGACGACCACCACCTCGCGTCCACGTTCGCCGCCGTCGCGGCGGCCGCGATCTCGGCCGCGCGGACCGAGGAGCAGCTCCAGTCCGCCGTCCAGACGCGCACCCTCATCGGGCAGGCGCAGGGCATCATCATGGAGCGCTACTCGCTCACGGCCGGGCGCGCGTTCGCGGTGATGAGCCGGGTGTCCCAGGACGCGAACATCCGGCTCGTCGACATCGCGCGCCAGATCGTCGAGACGAGGCGCATCCCCGGGGTCGGGACGGACTGA
- a CDS encoding MoaD/ThiS family protein — MATVRYFAGAREAAGTETESVDATTVGELHAALVARHAALADVLPRCSLLVGGVRASSDDTPVGADQTVDVLPPFAGG; from the coding sequence ATGGCGACCGTCCGCTACTTCGCCGGGGCGCGCGAGGCCGCCGGCACCGAGACGGAGAGCGTCGACGCGACGACGGTCGGCGAGCTGCACGCCGCGCTCGTCGCGCGGCACGCCGCCCTGGCGGACGTGCTCCCCCGCTGCTCGCTCCTCGTGGGCGGCGTGCGCGCGTCGAGCGACGACACCCCGGTCGGCGCGGACCAGACGGTCGACGTGCTGCCGCCCTTCGCGGGGGGCTGA
- a CDS encoding MFS transporter — MAQQDASGAAAPAPTTTSPSPSPTLMLVLATIGFAVNFWAWALISPLGAAYGQLYHLTDVQVSVLVAVPVVVGSLGRIPVGALTDRYGARVMFPLVSALTILPVLFVGLVADSFVALLVGGFFLGLGGTAFAVGVPFVNAWYPPARRGTAVGIFGMGMGGTAISAFTTVRIRDAWGDAAPFLLVAAVLAVFAVVSWLLLRVPPGRATAPAGGFWSRTWATFRLPATLQLSWLYAVGFGGFVAFSVYLPTFLVNAYDLTASDAAARTAGFVVLAVLMRPVGGALSDRFGGVPVSVVCFAVVTVLAAVVAFQPSLVPVGTVAFLGLAAALGASSGATFALVSKVAPVEKVGAVTGLVGAAGGLGGFIPPLLMGVVYQLNGTYGLGFALLALTALVTLLFTLGPVRRGVQARAAAST, encoded by the coding sequence ATGGCGCAGCAGGACGCGAGCGGGGCCGCCGCCCCCGCCCCGACGACGACGTCTCCGTCCCCCTCCCCGACCCTCATGCTCGTCCTCGCGACGATCGGGTTCGCCGTGAACTTCTGGGCGTGGGCGCTCATCAGCCCGCTGGGCGCGGCGTACGGGCAGCTCTACCACCTCACCGACGTCCAGGTGTCCGTCCTCGTCGCCGTGCCGGTCGTCGTCGGGTCCCTCGGGCGCATCCCCGTGGGCGCGCTCACCGACCGCTACGGCGCGCGCGTCATGTTCCCCCTGGTCAGCGCGCTGACCATCCTTCCGGTCCTCTTCGTCGGGCTCGTCGCGGACAGCTTCGTCGCGCTGCTCGTCGGCGGCTTCTTCCTCGGCCTCGGCGGGACCGCGTTCGCCGTCGGGGTGCCGTTCGTCAACGCCTGGTACCCGCCCGCCCGCCGCGGCACCGCCGTCGGGATCTTCGGCATGGGCATGGGCGGCACCGCGATCTCCGCGTTCACCACGGTGCGCATCCGCGACGCGTGGGGCGACGCCGCGCCGTTCCTCCTCGTCGCCGCCGTCCTCGCCGTGTTCGCCGTCGTGTCGTGGCTCCTGCTGCGCGTCCCGCCCGGCCGCGCGACCGCCCCCGCCGGGGGGTTCTGGTCCCGCACCTGGGCGACGTTCCGCCTCCCCGCCACCCTCCAGCTCTCCTGGCTGTACGCCGTCGGGTTCGGCGGGTTCGTCGCGTTCTCCGTCTACCTGCCCACGTTCCTCGTCAACGCCTACGACCTCACTGCCTCCGACGCCGCCGCCCGGACCGCCGGGTTCGTGGTCCTCGCGGTCCTCATGCGGCCCGTCGGCGGCGCCCTCTCCGACCGGTTCGGCGGGGTCCCCGTCTCGGTGGTGTGCTTCGCCGTCGTGACGGTGCTCGCCGCGGTCGTCGCGTTCCAGCCGTCGCTCGTGCCGGTGGGGACCGTCGCGTTCCTCGGCCTCGCCGCCGCGCTCGGCGCGTCGTCGGGCGCGACGTTCGCGCTCGTCTCGAAGGTCGCGCCGGTCGAGAAGGTCGGCGCCGTCACCGGCCTCGTCGGCGCGGCGGGCGGCCTCGGCGGCTTCATCCCGCCGCTGCTCATGGGCGTCGTCTACCAGCTCAACGGCACCTACGGCCTCGGCTTCGCGCTCCTCGCCCTGACCGCCCTCGTCACCCTGCTGTTCACCCTGGGCCCCGTCCGTCGCGGCGTCCAGGCCCGCGCCGCCGCCTCGACCTGA
- a CDS encoding AIM24 family protein gives MRSSLLDHAERSVEPGSFQLQNDRMLKVDLRGTGGFFFAKQGSMVAYQGDVDFAYEGSGGLGKMFKKAFTGEGMSLMKVSGTGDVFLAQEADQVFVLHLEDEGVTVNGANVLAFESSLTWDINRVEGASMLSGGLFNTTFTGTGALAVTAFGTPVVLDVDVPTYVDMQAAVLWSTSLQSSIRKTAKLAAAIGRGSGEAYQLALTGQGIVVVQASEGHPPPAQK, from the coding sequence ATGCGCAGCTCACTCCTCGACCATGCCGAGCGCTCCGTCGAGCCCGGCTCCTTCCAGCTCCAGAACGACCGCATGCTCAAGGTGGACCTCCGCGGCACGGGCGGGTTCTTCTTCGCCAAGCAGGGCTCGATGGTCGCCTACCAGGGCGACGTCGACTTCGCGTACGAGGGCAGCGGCGGCCTCGGCAAGATGTTCAAGAAGGCCTTCACGGGCGAGGGCATGTCGCTCATGAAGGTGTCCGGGACCGGCGACGTCTTCCTCGCGCAGGAGGCGGACCAGGTGTTCGTGCTCCACCTGGAGGACGAGGGCGTGACGGTCAACGGCGCGAACGTGCTGGCGTTCGAGAGCTCGCTGACCTGGGACATCAACCGCGTCGAGGGCGCCTCGATGCTCAGCGGCGGCCTGTTCAACACGACGTTCACCGGCACCGGCGCGCTCGCCGTGACGGCCTTCGGCACGCCCGTCGTGCTCGACGTCGACGTCCCGACATACGTCGACATGCAGGCCGCCGTCCTGTGGTCCACGTCGCTGCAGTCGTCGATCCGCAAGACGGCGAAGCTCGCCGCCGCGATCGGTCGCGGGTCCGGGGAGGCGTACCAGCTCGCGCTCACGGGGCAGGGGATCGTCGTCGTGCAGGCGTCGGAGGGCCACCCGCCGCCCGCGCAGAAGTGA
- a CDS encoding PAS and ANTAR domain-containing protein, with product MDAALPSDVAEPDDVVPPALADLLAALGPGDPQPVGRFRVDVATDTWWWSDEVYEMHGFAPGEVVPTTALVLSHKHPEDRERVASELAQAARTGEPFGSMHRIVDATGRTRTLAVAAQGRRLDGGVTWSAVVGYFVDLTTAHQEAARREATASIRAADASRSVIEQAKGVLMTTLAIGPDDAFEVLRRRSNDANVPVRELARRLVAGVVDGAATGHGAADEATRRRVDRLLGDVDDARPRSPLG from the coding sequence ATGGACGCTGCCCTGCCCTCCGACGTCGCGGAACCCGACGACGTCGTCCCTCCGGCTCTCGCCGACCTTCTCGCCGCGCTCGGCCCGGGTGACCCCCAGCCGGTCGGACGCTTCCGCGTCGACGTCGCCACGGACACGTGGTGGTGGTCGGACGAGGTGTACGAGATGCACGGCTTCGCGCCCGGCGAGGTCGTCCCGACGACGGCCCTCGTCCTGTCCCACAAGCACCCCGAGGACCGTGAGCGCGTCGCGAGCGAGCTCGCGCAGGCGGCGCGCACCGGCGAGCCGTTCGGGTCCATGCACCGCATCGTGGACGCGACGGGGCGGACTCGCACGCTCGCCGTCGCCGCGCAGGGTCGCCGCCTCGACGGCGGGGTCACGTGGTCGGCCGTCGTCGGGTACTTCGTCGACCTGACGACCGCGCACCAGGAGGCGGCGCGTCGGGAGGCGACGGCGTCGATCCGCGCGGCGGACGCGTCCCGCTCGGTCATCGAGCAGGCGAAGGGCGTCCTCATGACGACGCTCGCGATCGGGCCGGACGACGCGTTCGAGGTGCTGCGCCGCCGCTCGAACGACGCGAACGTACCGGTGCGCGAGCTCGCCCGGCGGCTCGTCGCGGGTGTCGTCGACGGCGCGGCCACCGGGCACGGAGCCGCGGACGAGGCGACTCGGCGCCGCGTCGACCGGCTCCTCGGCGACGTGGACGACGCCCGGCCCCGGTCACCTCTCGGTTGA
- the moaC gene encoding cyclic pyranopterin monophosphate synthase MoaC, which yields MSATHDFTHLDERGHARMVDVTAKQPTVRSATATGVVRCSPEIVAALRDGTIPKGDVLAVARIAGIAGAKRTAELLPLAHVIGVHGAVVDLVVGDHGVDVTATVRTADRTGVEMEALTAVAVAGLAVVDMVKGLDKSVELTDVRLVAKTGGKSGDWHREP from the coding sequence ATGAGCGCCACGCACGACTTCACGCACCTGGACGAGCGCGGGCACGCGCGCATGGTCGACGTCACCGCCAAGCAACCCACCGTCCGCTCCGCGACGGCGACCGGCGTCGTGCGGTGCTCGCCGGAGATCGTCGCGGCGCTGCGCGACGGCACCATCCCCAAGGGCGACGTGCTCGCCGTCGCGCGCATCGCGGGCATCGCGGGCGCCAAGCGGACCGCCGAGCTGCTGCCGCTCGCGCACGTCATCGGGGTGCACGGCGCGGTCGTCGACCTCGTCGTGGGCGACCACGGCGTCGACGTCACCGCGACCGTGCGCACCGCCGACCGCACGGGCGTCGAGATGGAGGCGCTGACCGCCGTGGCGGTCGCGGGGCTCGCGGTCGTCGACATGGTCAAGGGCCTCGACAAGTCCGTCGAGCTCACGGACGTGCGCCTCGTCGCCAAGACCGGGGGCAAGTCCGGCGACTGGCACCGCGAGCCGTGA
- a CDS encoding DUF6457 domain-containing protein — translation MTNLERWVDALASDLDLDPQVVDIGAILDLARDAAHGIERPAAPLTTFVAGYVAGLAAHDGSGRTVQDVLDRAGALALAWTPEPELPGTAAQAETQD, via the coding sequence ATGACGAACCTCGAGCGCTGGGTCGACGCGCTGGCGAGCGACCTCGACCTCGACCCCCAGGTGGTCGACATCGGCGCGATCCTCGACCTCGCGCGCGACGCCGCGCACGGCATCGAGCGTCCCGCCGCACCCCTCACGACGTTCGTCGCGGGCTACGTCGCCGGCCTCGCCGCGCACGACGGGTCGGGCCGCACCGTGCAGGACGTCCTCGACCGCGCCGGCGCGCTCGCGCTCGCGTGGACACCGGAGCCCGAGCTGCCCGGCACCGCGGCACAGGCCGAGACGCAGGACTGA
- a CDS encoding MogA/MoaB family molybdenum cofactor biosynthesis protein, which yields MSAPTGRAADATVAVVTVSDRCARGAAEDRSGPLLAGFLGAAGWAVVTDLVPDGVASVRDAVARAVAGGVRVVLTTGGTGVGPRDLTPEGTREIVEQEVPGIAEELRRRGAAHVPAAVLSRGLAGIASGPQGRVLVVNLPGSTGGVRDGWVVLEPLLPHVLAQLDGGDH from the coding sequence ATGAGCGCACCCACCGGACGGGCCGCGGACGCGACCGTCGCCGTCGTCACCGTGTCCGACCGCTGCGCGCGCGGCGCGGCGGAGGACCGCTCGGGCCCGCTCCTCGCGGGGTTCCTCGGGGCCGCGGGGTGGGCGGTCGTGACGGACCTCGTGCCCGACGGCGTCGCCTCCGTGCGCGACGCCGTCGCCCGCGCCGTGGCCGGGGGAGTGCGCGTCGTGCTCACGACCGGAGGGACCGGCGTCGGCCCGCGCGACCTCACGCCCGAGGGGACGCGCGAGATCGTGGAGCAGGAGGTTCCCGGGATAGCCGAGGAGCTGCGCCGGCGCGGCGCCGCGCACGTCCCGGCGGCCGTGCTGTCGCGGGGCCTCGCGGGGATCGCGTCAGGACCGCAGGGCCGGGTGCTCGTCGTGAACCTGCCCGGCTCGACGGGCGGCGTGCGGGACGGATGGGTGGTCCTCGAACCGCTCCTGCCGCACGTGCTCGCGCAGCTCGACGGCGGCGACCACTGA